The Zeimonas sediminis genome window below encodes:
- a CDS encoding methyl-accepting chemotaxis protein, giving the protein MTERRAPSAGASGARPWKLAALPAVAAVAAGAALFWPATAQDGPTGAARFLVLAAFALSAIAAVVVFLAARGRPASAPEARGAAGRAVAPPPEALPVDVAAGPSVVAEQGGANREAEDLNDSVLEIMQALGTIASTKDLGIRVRVTDNVTGAIAEALNLLTEETGRVLRKVSEVAQEVARTSGSVRGQSDLATRAAAREQREVALAARELAAAAGALVAVADRARQADAVAGRAVQTTAAAVRIVGGTVDGITRSRELIRETEKRIKRLGERSQEIGEVVGIIHGIAERTGILALNASMHAAAAGEAGRNFAVVADEVKRLSESARESTDRIGRLVHAIQTETNQTVLAMNQAITRVVEISRLADDAGEQMRLTQQETEALAADVRQIAATSDEQARVSSGLQDRARVIQEASAETARQLTAQNIETRRLVECARLLVDEVSVFRTPPAP; this is encoded by the coding sequence ATGACTGAGCGTCGCGCCCCCAGCGCCGGGGCGTCGGGCGCAAGGCCCTGGAAACTGGCCGCGCTGCCGGCGGTGGCGGCGGTCGCGGCCGGCGCGGCGCTGTTCTGGCCGGCGACGGCGCAGGACGGCCCGACGGGGGCCGCCCGCTTTCTGGTGCTCGCCGCCTTCGCGCTGTCGGCGATCGCGGCGGTCGTCGTCTTCCTGGCCGCGCGAGGGCGACCGGCGAGTGCCCCGGAAGCGCGGGGCGCGGCGGGTCGCGCGGTGGCCCCGCCGCCTGAAGCGCTGCCCGTCGATGTCGCTGCCGGGCCTTCGGTCGTCGCGGAGCAGGGCGGCGCGAATCGCGAGGCGGAGGACCTGAACGACTCGGTGCTCGAGATCATGCAGGCGCTGGGCACGATCGCGTCGACGAAGGACCTCGGCATCCGGGTGCGCGTGACCGACAACGTGACCGGGGCGATCGCCGAGGCGCTGAACCTGCTCACCGAGGAGACCGGGCGCGTGCTGCGCAAGGTGTCCGAGGTGGCCCAGGAGGTTGCCCGCACTTCGGGCTCGGTGCGCGGGCAGTCGGACCTGGCGACGCGGGCGGCGGCGCGCGAGCAGCGCGAAGTCGCGCTCGCCGCGCGCGAACTGGCCGCGGCCGCCGGGGCGCTGGTGGCGGTGGCCGATCGCGCCCGCCAGGCCGATGCGGTGGCGGGCCGCGCGGTGCAGACCACGGCCGCCGCGGTGCGCATCGTCGGCGGGACCGTCGACGGGATCACCCGCTCGCGCGAGCTGATCCGCGAGACCGAGAAGCGCATCAAGCGGCTCGGCGAGCGCTCGCAGGAGATCGGCGAGGTCGTCGGCATCATCCACGGCATCGCCGAGCGGACCGGAATCCTCGCGCTGAACGCATCGATGCACGCGGCCGCCGCCGGCGAGGCGGGCCGGAACTTCGCGGTCGTCGCCGACGAGGTCAAGCGGCTGTCCGAGTCGGCGCGCGAGAGCACCGACCGGATCGGGCGGCTGGTCCACGCGATCCAGACCGAGACGAACCAGACGGTGCTGGCGATGAACCAGGCGATCACCCGGGTCGTCGAGATCAGCCGGCTCGCCGACGACGCGGGCGAGCAGATGCGGCTGACCCAGCAGGAGACCGAGGCGCTGGCCGCCGACGTGCGCCAGATCGCGGCGACCTCCGACGAGCAGGCGCGGGTGAGCTCGGGGCTGCAGGACCGCGCCCGGGTGATCCAGGAGGCCAGCGCCGAAACGGCTCGCCAACTGACCGCGCAGAACATCGAGACCCGCCGGCTCGTCGAGTGCGCGCGCCTGCTGGTCGACGAAGTGAGCGTGTTCCGCACGCCCCCGGCGCCATGA
- a CDS encoding response regulator transcription factor has product MLEQRPVYRIAVAGLDPRDVRLIEIVFRHSQYNRFEFVLDDGSDPHMIDVLLVDTAAPEGLQAVSAVRRLPRHVPVVAAVGRGVPSPARHAISIDRLTLQLLPILNRVVESELLSPETQPMTMPLPEGEPPFGNAASRPAAATARPVEPAPRFGVPAAPLASTRPAPAARPVAQTSPPAAAAKAPAGRPASPAATSALPAAAAAPSAVAAGQPVAARPPQPASSAAAISQAAPTRAQSPGTSSSPDVPAQAPSPAAGTRVAAIGRRPRILVVDDSPTVRQQLGIAFTRMGFVCEMVGSGEQALARLAAGQYHLVMADVMIPDLDGYRLTREIRRRHRGTPVIILSSRGSPFDHARGRLAGCKAYLAKPVPLRELEAAMLKVLRKSLPADDLAELLRNAAAARAAATAARNAAPAAAARTAAPPAPAPAQAAQSPAAQGHAAPSPAMPA; this is encoded by the coding sequence ATGCTCGAACAACGCCCCGTCTACCGCATCGCCGTCGCCGGCCTGGATCCGCGCGACGTCCGATTGATCGAGATCGTCTTCAGGCACAGCCAGTACAACCGTTTCGAGTTCGTGCTCGACGACGGCTCCGACCCGCACATGATCGACGTGCTGCTGGTCGACACGGCCGCGCCCGAGGGGTTGCAGGCGGTCAGCGCGGTGCGCAGGCTGCCGCGCCACGTGCCGGTGGTCGCCGCGGTGGGGCGCGGCGTGCCGAGCCCGGCGCGCCATGCGATCTCGATCGACCGGCTGACGCTGCAGTTGCTGCCGATCCTCAATCGCGTCGTCGAGTCCGAGCTGCTGTCGCCCGAGACCCAGCCGATGACGATGCCGTTGCCGGAGGGCGAGCCGCCCTTCGGCAACGCGGCGTCGCGCCCTGCCGCGGCGACCGCACGCCCGGTCGAGCCGGCGCCGCGGTTCGGCGTGCCGGCCGCTCCGCTGGCCTCGACCCGTCCGGCGCCGGCGGCCCGGCCCGTCGCGCAGACTTCCCCTCCCGCCGCCGCGGCGAAAGCGCCGGCCGGGCGACCGGCCTCGCCCGCTGCGACATCGGCGTTGCCCGCGGCAGCCGCGGCCCCGTCGGCCGTCGCGGCCGGGCAGCCCGTCGCGGCAAGGCCGCCGCAACCCGCGTCGTCGGCAGCCGCAATTTCGCAAGCCGCGCCGACGCGAGCCCAGTCTCCAGGAACTTCGTCCTCGCCGGACGTCCCGGCGCAAGCCCCGTCGCCCGCGGCCGGCACGCGCGTCGCCGCCATCGGGCGGCGTCCCAGGATCCTGGTCGTCGACGACAGCCCGACCGTGCGCCAGCAGCTCGGGATCGCCTTCACCCGGATGGGCTTCGTCTGCGAGATGGTCGGCAGCGGCGAGCAGGCGCTCGCGCGGCTCGCGGCCGGGCAGTACCACCTCGTGATGGCCGACGTGATGATCCCGGACCTGGACGGCTATCGGCTGACCCGTGAGATACGCAGGCGCCACCGCGGCACGCCGGTCATCATCCTGAGCAGCCGCGGCTCGCCCTTCGATCACGCGCGGGGCAGGCTGGCCGGGTGCAAGGCCTACCTGGCCAAGCCGGTGCCGCTCAGGGAGCTCGAGGCGGCCATGCTGAAGGTGCTTCGCAAGTCGCTCCCCGCGGACGATCTGGCCGAACTGCTGCGCAACGCGGCGGCGGCACGCGCAGCGGCGACCGCCGCGCGCAACGCGGCGCCGGCAGCGGCCGCGCGCACTGCGGCCCCGCCTGCGCCCGCGCCGGCCCAGGCGGCGCAGAGTCCTGCCGCGCAGGGCCACGCCGCGCCCAGCCCCGCGATGCCCGCCTGA
- a CDS encoding O-acetylhomoserine aminocarboxypropyltransferase has translation MSQSDPQGFDTLSLHAGAVPDPSTGARATPIHLSTAFVFRDSDQAAALFNMEQAGHVYSRISNPTVSVFEERMAALEAGVGAIATASGQAALHLAVATLAGAGSHIVASRALYGGSHNLLHYTLRRFGIETTFVDPRDPDAWRAALRPNTRMLFGETLGNPGLDVLDIPTVAEIAHRHGVPLLVDSTFTTPWLIRPFELGADLVYHSATKFLCGHGTVVGGVLVDSGRFDWDASGKFPELTEPYEGFHGMVFSEESTVAPFLLRARREGLRDFGACLSPMNAFQILQGIETLSLRMAKHVANAEKVARFLAEHAMVDRVSYPALESHPDHALAKKLLPRGCGAVFSFDLKGDRAAGRRFVESLRVFSHLANVGDARSLVIHPASTTHFRMDSAALKAAGIGEGTLRLSVGLEDADDLISDLKAAFRVAQKG, from the coding sequence ATGAGCCAGAGCGACCCCCAGGGCTTCGACACCCTGTCACTGCATGCCGGCGCCGTGCCCGACCCGTCCACCGGGGCCCGCGCGACGCCGATCCACCTGTCGACCGCCTTCGTCTTCCGCGACTCCGACCAGGCCGCGGCGCTGTTCAACATGGAACAGGCCGGCCACGTCTATTCGCGGATCAGCAACCCGACCGTGTCGGTCTTCGAGGAGCGGATGGCCGCGCTCGAGGCCGGCGTGGGCGCGATCGCCACGGCCAGCGGCCAGGCGGCGCTGCACCTGGCGGTCGCCACGCTGGCCGGCGCCGGCTCGCACATCGTGGCCTCGCGAGCGCTGTACGGCGGCTCGCACAACCTGCTGCACTACACGCTGCGCCGCTTCGGCATCGAGACCACGTTCGTCGACCCGCGCGACCCGGACGCCTGGCGCGCCGCACTGCGGCCAAACACGCGGATGCTGTTCGGCGAGACGCTGGGCAACCCCGGGCTCGACGTGCTCGACATCCCGACCGTGGCGGAGATCGCCCACCGGCACGGCGTGCCGCTGCTGGTCGACTCGACCTTCACCACGCCTTGGCTGATCCGGCCCTTCGAGCTCGGCGCCGACCTGGTCTACCACTCGGCCACCAAGTTCCTGTGCGGCCACGGCACCGTGGTGGGCGGCGTGCTGGTCGACTCGGGCCGCTTCGACTGGGACGCCTCGGGCAAGTTCCCCGAGCTCACCGAGCCTTACGAGGGCTTCCACGGCATGGTCTTCTCCGAGGAGTCCACCGTCGCGCCCTTCCTGCTGCGCGCCCGCCGCGAGGGCCTGCGCGACTTCGGCGCCTGCCTGAGCCCGATGAACGCGTTCCAGATCCTGCAGGGCATCGAGACGCTGTCGCTGCGGATGGCGAAGCACGTCGCCAACGCCGAGAAGGTCGCGCGCTTCCTGGCCGAGCACGCGATGGTCGATCGCGTGTCCTACCCGGCGCTCGAGTCGCACCCCGACCACGCGCTGGCCAAGAAGCTCCTGCCGCGCGGCTGCGGCGCGGTGTTCAGCTTCGACCTGAAGGGCGACCGCGCGGCCGGCCGGCGCTTCGTCGAGTCGCTGCGGGTGTTCTCGCACCTGGCCAACGTCGGCGACGCGCGTTCGCTGGTAATCCACCCGGCTTCAACCACGCACTTCCGGATGGACTCGGCCGCGCTGAAGGCGGCCGGCATCGGCGAGGGCACGCTGCGCCTGTCCGTCGGCCTCGAGGACGCCGACGACCTGATCTCCGATCTCAAGGCCGCGTTCCGCGTGGCGCAAAAGGGCTGA
- a CDS encoding alpha/beta fold hydrolase: MWLQVNGQRAYAYTGGRPFDPARPVIAFVHGAQHDHSVWILQTRYLAHHGYSVLAFDLPGHGRSEGEPLATVEAMADWVLAALAAAGVGKATLVGHSMGSLIALDAAGRAPDKVDRIALVGSVFPMPVSDALLDAARSDEPRAFDMINRWSHGSLYDPPSCPGPGFSIWNQNRRLMERQRPGVLLNDFVACNAYQAGFDRADALACPVLFVLGKRDQMTPPRASRPLVERCAAALAGRGLPAPKVVEVPDCGHALMTEKPLAVLNALREFATKA, encoded by the coding sequence ATGTGGCTGCAGGTCAACGGACAACGCGCCTACGCCTACACCGGCGGGCGCCCCTTCGATCCCGCGCGCCCCGTGATCGCCTTCGTTCACGGCGCGCAGCACGACCACAGCGTCTGGATCCTGCAGACGCGATACCTGGCCCACCACGGCTACTCGGTGCTGGCCTTCGACCTGCCCGGCCACGGCCGCAGCGAGGGCGAGCCGCTCGCCACCGTCGAGGCGATGGCCGACTGGGTGCTCGCAGCGCTCGCGGCCGCCGGCGTGGGCAAGGCCACGCTGGTCGGCCACAGCATGGGCTCGCTGATCGCGCTCGACGCGGCCGGCCGCGCGCCGGACAAGGTCGACCGGATCGCGCTGGTCGGCAGCGTGTTCCCGATGCCGGTTTCCGACGCGCTGCTCGACGCGGCCCGGTCCGACGAGCCGCGCGCCTTCGACATGATCAACCGCTGGTCGCACGGCTCGCTGTACGACCCGCCGAGTTGTCCGGGGCCGGGTTTCTCGATCTGGAACCAGAACCGGCGGCTGATGGAGCGCCAGCGGCCCGGCGTGCTGCTGAACGATTTCGTTGCCTGCAATGCCTACCAGGCCGGCTTCGATCGCGCCGACGCGCTCGCCTGCCCGGTGCTGTTCGTGCTCGGCAAGCGCGACCAGATGACGCCGCCGCGCGCGTCGCGCCCGCTCGTCGAGCGTTGCGCTGCCGCGCTGGCCGGGCGCGGGCTGCCGGCACCGAAAGTGGTCGAGGTGCCCGACTGCGGGCATGCGCTGATGACCGAGAAGCCGCTGGCCGTGCTGAACGCGCTGCGCGAGTTCGCGACGAAGGCCTGA
- a CDS encoding YihY family inner membrane protein has translation MKVAPSPHDSSPSAAALPFGRALASLARAMIEQARELRLSQVAGSLAFLSMLAIVPMFSIGFAVMTALPVFGELREALHRFLDGNLFPAAFSQTLLSHVGQFAAKAGELSALGAIVFFLTAFSALLTVEATLNRIWRADRRRPLTLRLTLYWAVLTLGPLLLATSLLFHGVVVTRWLRGGELQELRGVWFALVPWLTSLAGLTLLYRLVPATFVRWSEAFAGALLASLLFELLRRGVGLYVVRFPTYTVVYGAFAALPLFLLWLLLGWMALLAGALLAANLRWWGQPDDTQVRRTMADRFDDARRVLDTMVAEAGERTDATIPARSFEGLFDRDPRRAADAVGLLAALGYLTRFVTLADLAPVEAQVSTGRLRLLLRRLARRAPLPIDDDEGDPIWAERWGWAAAPATLSLRPLFDAVWLPSGGDSRDAFPAAFLDAPLWPACAAARTG, from the coding sequence ATGAAGGTCGCGCCCAGCCCCCACGATTCGTCGCCCTCGGCCGCGGCGCTGCCGTTCGGCAGGGCCCTTGCGAGCCTTGCCCGGGCGATGATCGAGCAGGCGCGGGAGCTGCGCCTTTCCCAGGTCGCGGGCAGCCTGGCCTTCCTGTCGATGCTGGCGATCGTGCCGATGTTCTCGATCGGCTTCGCGGTGATGACCGCGCTGCCGGTCTTCGGCGAGTTGCGCGAGGCGCTGCACAGGTTCCTCGACGGCAACCTGTTCCCGGCGGCGTTCAGCCAGACGCTGCTCAGCCACGTCGGCCAGTTCGCGGCCAAGGCGGGCGAGCTGTCGGCGCTCGGCGCGATCGTTTTCTTCCTGACCGCGTTCAGCGCCTTGCTGACGGTCGAGGCGACGTTGAACCGGATCTGGCGAGCCGACCGGCGCAGGCCGCTGACGCTGCGCCTGACGCTTTACTGGGCGGTGCTCACGCTGGGCCCGCTCTTGCTGGCCACCAGCCTGCTCTTCCACGGCGTGGTGGTGACGCGCTGGCTGCGCGGCGGCGAGTTGCAGGAGCTGCGCGGCGTCTGGTTCGCGCTCGTGCCGTGGCTGACCAGCCTCGCCGGACTCACGCTGCTCTACCGTCTCGTGCCGGCCACCTTCGTGCGCTGGAGCGAGGCTTTCGCCGGGGCGCTGCTGGCCTCGCTGCTGTTCGAGCTGCTGCGTCGTGGGGTCGGCCTTTACGTGGTCCGGTTCCCGACCTACACGGTCGTCTACGGCGCATTCGCGGCGCTGCCCCTGTTCCTGCTCTGGCTGCTGCTCGGCTGGATGGCGCTGCTGGCCGGGGCGCTGCTCGCGGCCAACCTGCGCTGGTGGGGGCAGCCCGACGACACGCAGGTCCGCCGGACGATGGCGGATCGATTCGACGACGCGCGGCGCGTGCTGGACACGATGGTGGCCGAGGCAGGCGAGCGCACCGACGCGACGATCCCGGCGCGAAGCTTCGAAGGCCTCTTCGACCGCGACCCGCGGCGCGCCGCCGATGCCGTCGGCCTGCTGGCCGCGCTCGGCTACCTGACGCGTTTCGTGACGCTCGCCGACCTGGCGCCAGTCGAGGCGCAGGTTTCGACCGGCAGGCTGCGCCTGCTGTTGCGGCGGCTCGCGCGCCGCGCGCCGCTGCCGATCGACGACGACGAGGGCGATCCGATCTGGGCCGAGCGCTGGGGATGGGCGGCGGCGCCGGCCACGCTGAGCCTCAGGCCGCTGTTCGACGCGGTCTGGCTGCCCTCCGGCGGGGATTCGCGCGATGCCTTCCCGGCGGCATTCCTGGACGCGCCGCTGTGGCCCGCGTGCGCTGCGGCACGGACCGGCTGA
- a CDS encoding DUF2069 domain-containing protein, with amino-acid sequence MSPDLLRRVVLACFVALIALGLAWETWLAPLRPGAWLLALKVVPLVAALPAIAGGKVRAYQWWSMGVLLYLTEGLVRATSDTGPSVPLAVAESLLAATAFLAILGYVRSKRRAAAT; translated from the coding sequence ATGTCACCAGACCTGTTGCGCCGTGTCGTCCTGGCCTGCTTCGTGGCGCTGATCGCGCTGGGCCTCGCCTGGGAAACCTGGCTCGCCCCGCTGCGCCCCGGCGCCTGGCTGCTCGCGCTGAAGGTCGTCCCGCTCGTCGCTGCGCTGCCGGCGATAGCGGGCGGCAAGGTGCGCGCCTATCAGTGGTGGTCGATGGGCGTGCTGCTCTACCTGACCGAGGGCCTCGTGCGGGCCACCTCGGACACCGGCCCGAGCGTGCCGCTCGCGGTCGCCGAGTCGCTGCTCGCCGCGACCGCCTTCCTGGCGATCCTGGGCTACGTCAGGTCCAAGCGGCGAGCCGCGGCGACCTGA
- the dusA gene encoding tRNA dihydrouridine(20/20a) synthase DusA, translating into MNQDLASHRFCVAPMIDWTDRHCRRFHRALSRRARLYTEMITTGALIHGPRERLLAFDPAEHPVAIQLGGSEPADLARSAKWAERAGYDEVNLNCGCPSERVQRGSFGACLMAEPALVADCVKAMRDAVSVPVTVKHRIGLDRIEDYGFVRDFVGTLAEAGCELFIVHARNAWLKGLSPKENREVPPLRYEIVHRLAGDFPACRFVLNGGLRSHDAALAELRGGQGGTPLAGVMFGREAYENPWTLATVDLLYFDEQGPAQGREAAVETMRDYLLREAAAGTPPRAIARHMLGLFNGLPGARRWRRTLSDSATLAREGARILDAGLEAFRSPRLAAWT; encoded by the coding sequence ATGAATCAGGACCTTGCCTCGCACCGCTTCTGCGTCGCCCCGATGATCGACTGGACCGACCGGCACTGCCGGCGCTTCCATCGGGCGCTGTCGCGCCGCGCGCGGCTCTACACCGAGATGATCACCACCGGGGCGCTGATCCACGGTCCGCGCGAGCGCCTGCTCGCCTTCGATCCGGCCGAGCATCCGGTGGCTATCCAGCTCGGCGGCTCCGAGCCGGCCGACCTGGCGCGCAGCGCCAAGTGGGCCGAGCGCGCCGGCTACGACGAGGTCAACCTGAACTGCGGCTGCCCCAGCGAGCGGGTGCAGCGCGGGTCGTTCGGCGCCTGCCTGATGGCGGAACCGGCGCTGGTGGCCGACTGCGTGAAGGCGATGCGCGACGCGGTCTCGGTGCCGGTCACGGTCAAGCACCGGATCGGGCTGGACCGTATCGAGGACTACGGCTTCGTGCGCGACTTCGTCGGCACGCTGGCCGAGGCCGGCTGCGAGCTCTTCATCGTGCATGCCCGCAACGCCTGGCTGAAGGGCCTCAGCCCGAAGGAGAACCGGGAGGTGCCGCCGCTGCGCTACGAGATCGTCCACCGCCTGGCCGGCGACTTCCCGGCGTGCCGCTTCGTGCTGAACGGCGGCCTGCGAAGCCACGATGCGGCGCTCGCCGAGTTGCGCGGCGGGCAGGGCGGCACGCCGCTGGCGGGCGTCATGTTCGGACGCGAGGCCTACGAGAATCCCTGGACGCTCGCCACGGTCGATCTGCTGTACTTCGACGAGCAGGGCCCTGCGCAGGGCCGGGAGGCGGCGGTCGAGACGATGCGCGACTACCTGCTGCGGGAGGCCGCCGCCGGCACGCCGCCGCGCGCGATCGCCCGGCACATGCTCGGGCTCTTCAACGGGTTGCCCGGGGCGCGGCGCTGGCGGCGCACGCTGAGCGATTCGGCGACGCTCGCGCGCGAGGGTGCGCGCATCCTCGATGCCGGTCTCGAGGCCTTCAGGTCGCCGCGGCTCGCCGCTTGGACCTGA
- a CDS encoding response regulator transcription factor: protein MGVSALVVDDHPLIRDAVRMTLESLGPGDRIDMADSFAEARRMLESGGEWDFALLDLSLPDCEGFEGLSAFRELRPTLPTIVLSGRTDRETILRCIDLGAAGYIPKTSQSDVISDALRLVASGHVYLPREALDRSPPLPARAGSSAAWPAPVAGEPGGAALVFAAGVGAARVPAAAGSPGGGEPGWPAGTRAAAPPRPAEAVAQASAPVDPRKLGLTERQCDVLRLILRGLPNKLICRQLDLAEGTVKVHVSAVLRALGVRNRTQAVIAASRMGLRLNRDQPGD, encoded by the coding sequence ATGGGCGTGTCCGCACTGGTCGTCGATGACCACCCCCTGATCCGCGACGCGGTCCGGATGACGCTCGAGTCCCTGGGCCCCGGCGACCGGATCGACATGGCGGATTCGTTCGCCGAGGCCCGGCGAATGCTCGAGTCCGGCGGCGAGTGGGACTTCGCGCTGCTCGACCTGAGCCTGCCGGATTGCGAGGGTTTCGAGGGCCTTTCCGCCTTTCGCGAGTTGCGTCCCACCCTGCCGACGATCGTGCTGTCGGGCCGCACCGATCGGGAGACCATCCTGCGCTGCATCGATCTCGGCGCGGCCGGCTACATCCCGAAGACGAGCCAGTCCGACGTCATCTCCGACGCCCTGCGGCTGGTCGCTTCGGGACACGTCTACCTGCCCCGGGAGGCGCTCGACCGCAGCCCACCGCTGCCGGCGCGCGCCGGATCCTCGGCCGCCTGGCCGGCCCCGGTCGCCGGTGAACCGGGCGGGGCCGCCCTGGTATTCGCCGCGGGCGTCGGCGCGGCCCGGGTGCCCGCGGCTGCCGGATCGCCGGGCGGCGGCGAGCCGGGCTGGCCCGCCGGCACGCGCGCGGCCGCCCCGCCCCGTCCGGCGGAGGCCGTGGCGCAAGCCTCGGCGCCGGTCGATCCGCGCAAGCTGGGTCTCACCGAGCGGCAGTGCGACGTCCTGCGGCTGATCCTGCGCGGCCTGCCGAACAAGCTGATCTGCCGGCAACTCGATCTCGCCGAGGGCACGGTCAAGGTTCACGTCAGCGCGGTGCTTCGCGCGCTGGGCGTGCGCAACCGCACCCAGGCGGTGATCGCCGCCAGCCGGATGGGCCTGCGGCTCAACCGCGACCAGCCCGGCGACTGA
- a CDS encoding heavy-metal-associated domain-containing protein codes for MNQVFEVKGMSCGHCARAVTGAIQEIDPSAKVEVDLAAGSVEVQSARPRVELAEAIREAGYEVAA; via the coding sequence ATGAACCAGGTATTCGAAGTGAAAGGCATGAGCTGCGGCCATTGCGCGCGCGCGGTGACCGGCGCGATCCAGGAGATCGACCCGTCGGCGAAGGTCGAGGTGGATCTCGCGGCCGGCTCGGTCGAGGTGCAGAGCGCGCGGCCAAGGGTCGAGCTGGCCGAAGCGATCCGTGAAGCCGGCTACGAAGTCGCGGCCTGA
- the cueR gene encoding Cu(I)-responsive transcriptional regulator — translation MNIGQASQATGVSAKMIRHYEEIGLLPAAQRSFSGYRQYVAADLHTLRFVRQARQLGFGIAQIAVLLDLWRDRGRPSGEVKALAESHIRELDARIAELRSMRATLASLAEACHGDHRPDCPILDGLAGE, via the coding sequence ATGAACATCGGCCAGGCGTCGCAGGCCACCGGCGTCAGCGCGAAGATGATCCGCCACTACGAGGAGATCGGGCTGCTGCCCGCCGCGCAGCGAAGCTTTTCCGGCTACCGGCAGTACGTGGCAGCGGACCTTCACACGCTGCGATTCGTCAGGCAGGCCCGCCAGCTCGGCTTCGGCATTGCGCAGATCGCCGTACTGCTCGACCTGTGGCGCGACCGCGGCAGGCCCAGCGGCGAGGTCAAGGCGCTCGCCGAATCGCACATCCGCGAACTCGATGCGCGCATCGCCGAACTGCGCAGCATGCGCGCCACGCTGGCCTCGCTCGCCGAGGCCTGCCACGGCGACCACCGGCCCGACTGCCCGATCCTCGACGGCCTGGCCGGCGAG